The Chryseolinea soli genome contains a region encoding:
- a CDS encoding sensor histidine kinase: protein MPFRPFSEKLRLMWLHYLVWASILMISFFSMLQADGTGRSALSACSSCGFYALIVYGNIYFLYPRFYQKRKFIPYLLGSIALLVVAGLGRGYVSLYIRNPAFAAAPHWVDTWTHVTFLLSVTTVFILSFIFRLAMAYFTLKQQSEKIAWQRSQFELRLLKAQVQPHFLFNTLNAIYYEAYMEAPKTALLIERLSDIMRYFVDQSTKEYVQLATEIQFLDHYIALEKMRIKPEPEIIFHRSFDDQRKIPPMLLMTFVENIFKHGIDKISGNNTIHLSLYEEDHQLIFQTKNFLNKHADPRQEHGLGLKNLRQRLTILYGKDFDLHTTEDNQYFIANLKFPLT from the coding sequence ATGCCCTTTAGACCTTTCTCCGAAAAACTGCGATTGATGTGGCTGCACTACCTGGTGTGGGCTTCTATCCTGATGATCAGTTTTTTTTCAATGCTGCAGGCAGATGGCACCGGACGATCGGCGCTTTCGGCCTGTAGCAGTTGTGGTTTTTATGCCCTCATCGTATATGGAAATATCTACTTCCTGTATCCGCGTTTTTATCAAAAGAGAAAATTCATTCCATACTTATTGGGTTCTATCGCGTTGCTGGTCGTAGCAGGGCTGGGCCGCGGCTACGTATCCTTGTATATACGCAATCCCGCTTTCGCCGCCGCACCCCACTGGGTGGATACCTGGACCCACGTTACTTTTTTGCTTTCGGTGACCACGGTCTTTATCCTCAGCTTTATCTTCCGGCTGGCGATGGCCTATTTTACGTTGAAGCAACAGTCGGAAAAGATCGCATGGCAACGAAGCCAGTTCGAGTTGAGGCTCTTAAAGGCTCAGGTGCAACCACACTTTCTTTTCAACACGCTCAACGCTATTTATTATGAGGCGTATATGGAAGCCCCGAAAACCGCCCTCCTCATCGAAAGGCTTTCCGATATCATGCGCTATTTTGTAGATCAGAGCACAAAGGAATATGTTCAATTAGCAACAGAGATCCAATTCCTGGATCATTACATTGCTTTGGAAAAAATGCGAATAAAGCCGGAGCCCGAAATCATATTTCACCGGAGCTTTGACGATCAGCGAAAAATTCCGCCCATGCTGTTGATGACCTTCGTGGAAAATATCTTTAAGCATGGCATCGATAAAATTTCAGGAAACAATACGATACACCTATCGCTGTATGAAGAAGATCATCAGCTTATTTTTCAGACTAAGAATTTCTTGAACAAGCACGCTGATCCACGACAGGAACATGGGCTTGGGTTAAAAAACCTGCGCCAACGACTGACGATCCTGTATGGAAAGGATTTCGACCTGCATACAACGGAAGACAACCAATATTTTATTGCCAACTTAAAATTTCCACTGACATGA
- a CDS encoding LytR/AlgR family response regulator transcription factor: MMLRCMIVDDEPKAVDLLEVLIGQATGWQLVAKCYNGLEAIAFLKNDEVDLVFMDINMPLINGIELAALLSPEKGIVFTTAHSEYAAESYSYHTIDYLLKPITLKRFLATVQKVEDHFKAHRTTPKEENGTAADEYFFVKSGKEHRKIFLNDILFFESQKEYVRVVTAAFDILTYRRLKDIEAQLPMHFTRVHQSFIVNIHHMIKIQDNHIHIGEKRIPIGEKFRDSLMQLVRKRTF; the protein is encoded by the coding sequence ATGATGTTACGCTGCATGATCGTCGATGATGAACCCAAAGCAGTTGACTTGTTGGAAGTTCTTATTGGTCAGGCCACCGGCTGGCAACTGGTTGCAAAATGCTACAACGGCCTTGAAGCGATCGCATTTTTAAAGAATGACGAGGTTGACCTGGTGTTCATGGATATTAACATGCCCCTGATCAACGGCATCGAGCTGGCGGCATTGTTATCGCCGGAGAAAGGAATTGTGTTTACGACTGCCCATAGCGAATATGCCGCCGAAAGTTATTCTTATCATACGATTGACTATTTGCTTAAACCCATCACGCTGAAGCGCTTCCTGGCCACCGTGCAGAAAGTAGAAGATCATTTCAAGGCACACCGGACGACCCCGAAAGAAGAAAATGGGACAGCGGCCGACGAGTATTTTTTTGTGAAATCGGGCAAAGAGCATCGAAAGATCTTTTTGAATGATATCCTTTTTTTCGAAAGCCAAAAGGAATACGTACGCGTAGTGACCGCCGCTTTCGACATCCTTACGTACAGGCGTCTCAAAGACATAGAAGCTCAGTTGCCCATGCACTTTACGAGGGTTCATCAATCCTTTATCGTGAATATTCACCATATGATCAAAATTCAAGACAATCATATTCATATCGGCGAAAAAAGGATACCGATCGGAGAAAAATTCCGGGACAGCCTGATGCAGCTCGTTCGCAAACGAACTTTTTAA
- a CDS encoding lipocalin-like domain-containing protein, giving the protein MKRIIQNGLLCIAIAVTTVPALAQSNKLVGAWRLIAADKILPDGTRTIDYGQDPHGIAIFTPTGNYVVEIFRNQRKKFASDDRTKATPEEYKEAVLSSSCHFGTYALDTVKSTISFYIDRASIPNLDQTLQVRSFTLKGDTLSWRVPARPDGTIPVSVFKRIR; this is encoded by the coding sequence ATGAAAAGGATAATACAAAATGGCCTCCTCTGCATCGCGATCGCAGTGACTACCGTACCCGCTCTGGCCCAATCGAACAAGCTTGTCGGTGCTTGGCGTTTGATTGCTGCCGACAAGATCTTGCCGGATGGCACCCGGACGATCGACTATGGACAGGATCCTCATGGCATTGCCATCTTTACCCCAACCGGCAACTATGTAGTGGAGATCTTCCGGAATCAACGTAAGAAATTTGCATCAGACGATCGTACCAAAGCTACACCGGAAGAGTACAAGGAGGCGGTCTTAAGCAGTAGTTGTCACTTCGGCACCTATGCCTTAGACACTGTCAAAAGTACCATCTCCTTTTATATCGACCGCGCGTCCATCCCGAATTTGGATCAAACTTTACAAGTCCGTTCTTTCACGCTCAAAGGTGATACACTAAGCTGGCGGGTGCCGGCCCGGCCCGACGGAACTATCCCTGTATCGGTTTTCAAACGCATACGATAA
- a CDS encoding IPT/TIG domain-containing protein encodes MKRTEFLKRLGTASIMVPVISSCSDDAVLSSPTLAGFTPTSGVEGTSVTIIGTNFSATAANNTVMFNGVVATVTSASVTQLTVVVPANASTGKISVTVNGGTATSTDDFTVEEEAESPTITSFTPTSAAVGSSIVITGTNFSSSITGNTVTINGTVATVTAATTTQLTVTVPTGASGTGKITVTTSGLMATSSADFTVTTAGSTAPTISSFTGSGAVGTAIVITGTNFSTTPANNTVTINGVTAVVTAATATQLTVVVPAGATSGLIAVTVDGVTVTSSASFTVTSATCTSTNSETEGPFPTKDPSSLVRQNIVGDRTGVAFTITITIQNKNNGCNPLEDALVDIWHCDKDGYYSEYGGTSMQTVDYTAVHFLRGRQATDSNGQVGFVSIFPGWYQSRATHIHVHVYKANGTSLLVTQIAFPEGSSSAVVLVNAASSQGYTKGMSGYTYNASDNVFSDGVTSEMSSVVGSVDAGYALTHTIVVSA; translated from the coding sequence ATGAAAAGAACCGAATTTTTAAAGCGATTGGGTACAGCTTCTATTATGGTGCCGGTGATCTCTTCGTGTAGCGATGATGCAGTTTTGTCCAGTCCAACCCTTGCCGGGTTCACGCCAACCAGTGGAGTTGAAGGAACCTCGGTGACGATCATCGGTACAAATTTCAGTGCAACAGCAGCGAATAACACCGTTATGTTCAATGGCGTTGTCGCCACAGTAACCTCGGCTTCAGTCACGCAACTAACGGTCGTAGTCCCGGCGAACGCTTCTACCGGTAAAATTTCTGTGACCGTGAATGGAGGAACGGCAACGTCAACGGATGACTTTACGGTTGAGGAAGAAGCTGAGTCACCAACCATTACCTCATTTACGCCTACCAGTGCTGCAGTAGGTTCTTCTATTGTCATTACCGGCACCAACTTTAGCAGCAGTATAACCGGCAACACCGTAACCATCAATGGCACCGTGGCAACCGTCACGGCCGCTACAACGACTCAATTGACAGTAACTGTTCCAACGGGTGCCAGCGGAACAGGTAAAATAACCGTTACTACCAGCGGACTAATGGCCACGTCTTCCGCTGATTTTACGGTAACAACCGCAGGCAGTACCGCCCCTACCATTTCGAGTTTCACCGGCAGTGGTGCCGTGGGAACAGCCATTGTCATTACCGGAACCAACTTCAGCACAACACCGGCCAACAACACCGTAACCATTAATGGGGTAACGGCTGTTGTGACGGCCGCTACGGCTACTCAACTGACGGTCGTCGTTCCCGCAGGCGCAACGTCCGGGCTGATCGCCGTAACCGTAGACGGCGTGACCGTAACATCGTCAGCATCTTTTACGGTTACATCAGCCACCTGTACATCCACCAATTCCGAGACCGAGGGGCCCTTCCCTACTAAAGATCCCTCCTCGTTAGTACGTCAGAATATTGTTGGAGACCGCACGGGTGTTGCCTTTACGATCACCATCACGATACAAAACAAAAACAATGGCTGCAATCCCCTGGAAGACGCTTTGGTTGACATCTGGCATTGCGACAAAGACGGATACTATTCAGAGTATGGCGGAACCTCCATGCAAACGGTTGATTACACAGCGGTTCACTTTCTTCGCGGAAGACAAGCTACCGACAGCAACGGACAGGTAGGTTTTGTTTCCATCTTTCCCGGATGGTATCAAAGCAGGGCCACGCACATTCACGTGCATGTTTACAAGGCCAATGGCACTTCACTTTTGGTGACACAGATCGCCTTCCCGGAAGGATCCAGCAGCGCCGTGGTATTGGTGAATGCGGCTTCTTCCCAGGGATATACCAAGGGCATGAGCGGTTACACCTACAATGCAAGCGATAACGTATTTAGCGATGGTGTTACCAGTGAAATGTCATCGGTCGTAGGCAGCGTAGATGCGGGATATGCATTAACCCATACCATCGTGGTAAGTGCCTGA
- a CDS encoding tetratricopeptide repeat-containing sensor histidine kinase — MRELKEAKPDTAKVNLYYALSRAHWGGNLDSVLLMATKGIELADSIGFKKGKALNCLSMGAGLSGQGNYPGAIKYYLEALKLSEELNLEGLSGNVYGNIAIAYVQHGNLKKAIEYFNKALRIAEKYGEAATREPLINLSDLHTKTGEYALARKYATRALAISRAQGDSSNSAIALFNLSEIYRATNHSDSARLYLQESARISMLIHDHHGVSYCLNSMAEMMVNEGKFKEAIVLAHQSLSNLELITNQELSMKAYHILYQGYFGLGNFRKALHYRDQEIALRNSIFNIEKEREANNLLNQYNLERKELQIQLLEKDNRLQQKEIARGSLIKTIYGVGIIALAVLAGFLIFSNIRWKNYNRIVRERNALIQDQKRTIMAQKKHLEWLNNVKDRIISTISHDFRSPLTTLHGFLQLLKLNAIDEADKARAVQQMEQSVSATLMMIENLLTWGRDQMSGLALTPINFDVSQLVDEGIQLVALRAENKKITIVNQIAAFAWVIADRDAINIVLRNLVTNAIKFSKPNDSIYIAMHKEAQRVIISVKDTGIGMSPEQQKSLFSGSANASTAGTENEKGTGLGLALCQELIQQHGGEIWVESVLGSGSTFFFSIPIR; from the coding sequence TTGCGCGAATTAAAGGAGGCAAAACCCGATACCGCAAAGGTCAATTTATACTACGCCCTTTCAAGGGCGCATTGGGGCGGGAACCTCGACAGTGTCCTGTTGATGGCCACGAAAGGAATCGAACTCGCAGATTCCATTGGGTTTAAAAAAGGAAAGGCGCTCAACTGTCTTTCCATGGGCGCCGGGCTCTCCGGTCAGGGCAACTATCCGGGGGCAATCAAATATTATCTTGAAGCGCTTAAATTAAGTGAGGAGTTGAATCTTGAGGGACTCTCGGGAAATGTGTACGGCAATATTGCGATTGCTTACGTCCAACATGGCAATCTAAAGAAGGCCATTGAATATTTTAACAAGGCATTACGGATTGCGGAAAAGTACGGAGAAGCAGCAACCCGCGAGCCGCTAATCAATTTATCCGACCTTCACACGAAAACTGGGGAATATGCCCTGGCCCGAAAGTATGCCACGCGCGCGTTGGCCATCAGCCGCGCGCAGGGTGACTCTTCAAATTCCGCTATCGCGCTCTTCAACTTGAGTGAGATCTACCGGGCAACAAATCACAGCGATAGCGCCCGGTTGTACCTGCAGGAATCAGCGAGAATTTCAATGCTGATCCATGATCATCATGGTGTTTCCTATTGCCTGAACTCGATGGCCGAGATGATGGTGAACGAGGGCAAATTCAAAGAGGCGATAGTGCTTGCCCATCAAAGTCTAAGTAACCTGGAGCTGATCACAAACCAGGAACTTTCAATGAAGGCATACCACATTCTGTATCAAGGTTACTTTGGCTTGGGTAACTTCAGGAAAGCACTGCACTACAGGGATCAGGAAATCGCCCTGCGCAATAGTATTTTTAATATTGAGAAAGAACGCGAGGCCAACAACCTTTTAAACCAATACAACCTGGAGCGCAAAGAACTTCAAATTCAATTATTGGAAAAAGACAACCGGCTTCAACAGAAGGAAATTGCACGCGGGTCGTTGATTAAAACAATTTACGGTGTAGGCATCATTGCATTAGCGGTGCTGGCGGGGTTCCTTATTTTTTCCAATATCCGGTGGAAAAATTACAACCGGATTGTCAGGGAAAGGAACGCGCTCATCCAGGATCAAAAAAGAACCATCATGGCGCAAAAAAAACACCTTGAATGGCTCAACAATGTAAAAGACAGGATCATCTCCACGATCAGTCATGATTTCAGAAGTCCACTGACTACCCTGCATGGTTTTTTACAACTTCTCAAGCTTAACGCCATAGATGAAGCCGACAAAGCAAGGGCCGTGCAGCAAATGGAACAAAGTGTGTCGGCTACCCTGATGATGATTGAGAATCTGCTGACCTGGGGACGCGATCAGATGAGTGGATTAGCGCTAACTCCGATAAATTTTGACGTAAGTCAACTCGTTGATGAGGGTATACAGTTGGTTGCCCTCCGTGCGGAAAACAAGAAAATAACCATCGTCAATCAAATTGCTGCATTCGCATGGGTTATCGCCGACAGGGACGCCATCAACATTGTGCTTAGAAACCTCGTTACAAACGCTATCAAATTTTCCAAGCCCAACGACTCCATTTATATCGCGATGCATAAGGAGGCCCAACGCGTTATTATTTCCGTGAAGGACACCGGTATAGGCATGTCGCCCGAGCAGCAGAAATCATTGTTTTCCGGATCGGCAAATGCGAGTACGGCTGGAACCGAGAACGAAAAAGGCACAGGACTTGGATTGGCATTGTGCCAGGAACTGATTCAACAACACGGTGGCGAAATTTGGGTTGAAAGTGTGTTGGGTTCCGGGAGCACTTTTTTCTTTAGCATACCCATACGTTAA
- a CDS encoding YceI family protein — MKRLRITFLILTILALLTAFTVIVGHWNIDPNYSIKFSGSKAEGTFSGLKGTIIFDPSDLAASNMDVSVDANTIKTGNDTKNKHARGESWLDVAKYPIIRFTSSSFSKSSDKIIVTGTLTLHGVKKQIQIPFTFNNTGDKSTFVGDFKINRHDYAIEGNMFGFAVGDEFDITLRIPVSRNK, encoded by the coding sequence ATGAAACGCCTTCGCATAACCTTTTTAATACTGACTATTTTAGCGCTCTTGACTGCATTTACGGTTATTGTAGGCCATTGGAATATAGACCCGAACTATTCAATCAAGTTTTCCGGTTCCAAAGCGGAGGGAACATTCTCCGGGCTAAAGGGAACCATTATTTTTGACCCAAGCGATTTAGCTGCATCAAACATGGATGTCTCTGTGGATGCAAACACTATTAAAACGGGGAACGACACCAAAAACAAACATGCACGAGGTGAGAGCTGGCTTGACGTTGCGAAATATCCCATTATCCGGTTTACTTCTTCATCCTTTAGCAAATCGTCCGATAAAATTATTGTTACCGGCACATTAACGCTTCATGGTGTAAAAAAGCAAATTCAAATTCCATTTACTTTTAATAACACGGGCGATAAAAGCACTTTTGTCGGAGATTTTAAAATCAATCGACACGACTATGCTATAGAAGGAAATATGTTTGGCTTTGCCGTTGGCGACGAATTTGATATTACGTTGAGGATACCCGTGTCGAGAAACAAATGA
- a CDS encoding nuclear transport factor 2 family protein, producing METVASKVGVEEEKHLIQVTLNDYLQGRPVKDIERLRGAFHPDAYIRTVIEGKLVQWTLPQYLDLVAQATLQECKPELLSFTWDGDTGSAHVQLTFATFRFIDRFNLIKLDGKWLIMDKVSYRQEPL from the coding sequence ATGGAAACTGTAGCAAGCAAAGTAGGAGTAGAGGAGGAAAAGCACTTGATCCAGGTTACGCTTAACGATTATCTTCAAGGGCGTCCGGTTAAGGACATCGAGAGACTCCGGGGTGCCTTTCACCCCGATGCATACATCAGGACAGTAATAGAGGGGAAATTGGTTCAGTGGACACTGCCGCAATACCTAGACCTGGTTGCCCAGGCAACATTGCAGGAATGCAAGCCCGAACTTCTTTCATTTACCTGGGATGGCGACACCGGGTCAGCCCACGTGCAATTGACTTTTGCCACCTTTCGATTCATTGATCGGTTTAACCTGATAAAGTTAGATGGAAAATGGCTGATTATGGATAAGGTCTCCTATAGACAGGAACCACTGTGA
- a CDS encoding GIY-YIG nuclease family protein yields the protein MWFVYILRCSDGYLYTGCTSDLDERLGRHNSGYVSATKLRLPVILITYIAFMEEHKAFAFEKYLKSGSGRAFINRHFL from the coding sequence ATGTGGTTTGTTTATATTCTTCGATGCTCGGATGGGTACTTGTATACAGGATGTACATCGGATCTTGATGAACGCTTGGGAAGACATAACTCGGGTTATGTTTCAGCAACCAAGCTGAGGCTACCGGTTATTCTTATTACCTATATCGCATTTATGGAGGAGCACAAGGCCTTTGCGTTTGAGAAGTATCTAAAGAGTGGTTCAGGGAGGGCATTTATTAACAGGCATTTTCTATAG